TACCAGTGAAGGTCGAGCGGCGTACGGGGCGATTGAGGGGCGCAGTGTATCGGCCGAGCCCATTCTGCGATCGCAGACCTCTGGGCATTGATCTTTCCTTGCTGGTCATCCATGGCATCAGCTTGCCGGCCGGGCAGTTCACCGGAAATTGGGTCGAACGTCTGTTCCTGGGTCGTCTGGTGACCGGAGCGCCGTCTGAACTGGCGGACCTGGAGGGCGTTCGGGTGTCGGCGCACCTGTTCATTCGTCGGTGCGGCAAAGTCATCCAGTTCGTGTCCTTCCGCCATCGCGCATGGCATGCAGGAGTATCCGAATTTCAGGGCCGGACGCAGTGCAATGATTTCAGCATTGGGGTTGAGCTTGAA
This sequence is a window from Candidatus Macondimonas diazotrophica. Protein-coding genes within it:
- the ampD gene encoding 1,6-anhydro-N-acetylmuramyl-L-alanine amidase AmpD — protein: MKVERRTGRLRGAVYRPSPFCDRRPLGIDLSLLVIHGISLPAGQFTGNWVERLFLGRLVTGAPSELADLEGVRVSAHLFIRRCGKVIQFVSFRHRAWHAGVSEFQGRTQCNDFSIGVELEGTDTVPYTALQYERLVTISRLLMHAYPAITPDRIVGHCDIAPGRKTDPGESFDWQRLRDGSGSLIGSAGQL